A segment of the Candidatus Methylomirabilota bacterium genome:
AGATAGGCGGCCTGGGCAACCGAGGACAGGCGCGGATAGTCCGCGATGACGGCCTGCAGCGCCTTCTCGGCGCGCTCGCGGACGTCGGCCGCGGCGCCGGGAGTCTGTGCCTTGGCCACGAGGGTCCGCGCCTGGGCGAACGCCATGCTCCCTTGTGACTCGTAGCGGCTCTTCCAAGCCGCCCAGCCGGCCCCCCCGAGACCCACGACTATGACGACGCTCAGGCCAAGGACGACCCAGCGAGTCCAGGGCCGCTCCCGAAGCCAGTCGAGAACGTTCATCGGGCGTTCTCGTCGTCCAGGCCCGGGTCGCTGACGCGCGCGGGCTCCGCGCGCTCGAGCCAAATCTCGCCTTTGACGGAAGATCCCTCAGCGGCCGAGAAGCTGCCGGCCTTGAGGGTACCGGTCAGGACGCCGGTGGGAAGGATGTCGAGGTGCGTGCTGGCCGTAAGGTTGCCGCGCACCTTGCCCGCGATGACGATCGAGGCCGCGTTGATATTGGCGTCGGCCTGAGCCGCCTCCGACACGACCACGCGGCCCGAGACGTCGATCTCGCCCTCGAAGCGCCCGTAGATGTGAAAATCCCCTTCGCCTGTGATCTCGCCTCGGAGCGAAAGTCCGCTGCCGAGGACGGCACGGCCGGGATCGGGAGGGGCTCCGACAGGCGAATTCCCGATCGATGGCGGCGCGGCCTCTTCAGGCGAGCCCGCGAAGCCCAGGAAGCGCCACACCCCGCCGATGCCGCCCGCACGCCCGGAAGGAGCCACGGGGTTAGTCTAAGTCGAGCGGCGGCCCAACCTCAAGGAGCTTCTGCGGTTCTCCCCTCGTCCCCTGCCCGATTTCCGCCCGAGGCGGCGCACCTCCGCGTGGCGGAAGCACGAGATCAGGTGGTCGTTGACGAGCCCGGCCGCTTGCATGAAGGCGTAGCAGATCGTGGGGCCCACGAAGGTGAATCCGCGACGCCGGAGATCGCGGCTCAGCTTGCGCGAGAGCGCCGTCTCGGCCGGGACTCGCCGCGGCGCGAGCCGGCGGTTCTGGATTGGCCTTCCGCCGACCGAGCTCCAGAGATAGGCCGCAAAGCTGCCGTGCTCGCGCTGGACCTCGAGGAAGGCGCGCGCGTTCCCGACGGCGCTCTCGATCTTTCCGCGATGGCGGATGGTGCCCGGATCGCGCAGGATGCGTGTCACCGCGGCAGGCGTGAAGCGCGCGACCCGCCTCGGGTCGAATCCTGCGAACGCCCGGCGGTACCCGCTCCGCCGTCGGAGCACGATGGACCAGCTGAGCCCCGCCTGCGCCCCTTCGAGGATGAGGAGCTCGAACAGCCGCCGGTCGGCGCGGATCGGAACGCCCCACTCGCGGTCGTGGTACGCGATCTCGGGCTCGCCGCGGGCCCAGTGACAGCGGCGGGGCACTGGACTCAGCGGCAGTCGCTGTAGGCCGACGAGCCGATGTGGTACGTGTAACAGCGCAGGGGGGACGCGGGCGGCGGCACCGGACCCGCCTTCTTCTCGCGGGGCGCGCTCAAGCGAGGAGCGGGCACGGGAGCGCACTCGGCATGCGTGTCAGACCCGACGGTGTAGTTGTGACAGGCGACCGC
Coding sequences within it:
- a CDS encoding polymer-forming cytoskeletal protein — encoded protein: MAPSGRAGGIGGVWRFLGFAGSPEEAAPPSIGNSPVGAPPDPGRAVLGSGLSLRGEITGEGDFHIYGRFEGEIDVSGRVVVSEAAQADANINAASIVIAGKVRGNLTASTHLDILPTGVLTGTLKAGSFSAAEGSSVKGEIWLERAEPARVSDPGLDDENAR
- a CDS encoding DNA-3-methyladenine glycosylase I, translated to MPRRCHWARGEPEIAYHDREWGVPIRADRRLFELLILEGAQAGLSWSIVLRRRSGYRRAFAGFDPRRVARFTPAAVTRILRDPGTIRHRGKIESAVGNARAFLEVQREHGSFAAYLWSSVGGRPIQNRRLAPRRVPAETALSRKLSRDLRRRGFTFVGPTICYAFMQAAGLVNDHLISCFRHAEVRRLGRKSGRGRGENRRSSLRLGRRST